In the genome of Arthrobacter alpinus, the window CTCCGTCCACGCATCATCTGGGACAGGACCGCCGGCACCATCACGGGGCGGCCAGGTGCGCAGCGGCTCGCAGTAACCTCCGGAGGAACCATCCCGGACCGCGGACTGTTCGGGGTCTTCATTGTCGGTTCCGAAGAACCAGGGACGCCCGGGACAGCCAACAAGGGAGGGCGGCGTGTTGGCGAGCTCGACGAGGAGATGGTCTACGAGTCCCGCGTTGGCGATGTCTTTGCGCTCGGCGCCACGAGCTGGAAGATCGAGGACATCACCTTTGACAGGGTTCTGGTCTCCCCCGCGTTTGGACAACCGGGCAAGCTGCCGTTCTGGAAGGGCGACTCCCTGGGCCGCCCTGTGGAGTTGGGCCGGGCACTGGGCGCGTTCATCCGCGAGGTCAGCGCCGCCCCGCGCAAGAAAGCGCTGGCCCGCTGCACGGCCACAGGTCTGGATGAGTGGGCGGCCAACAACCTACTCGGATATCTGGACGAGCAAAAAGCCGCAACCACGGTAGTCCCGGACGACAAAACCCTCATGGTGGAGCGCTTCCACGATGAGCTGGGCGACTGGCGCGTGGTGCTGCACAGTCCCTTCGGCATGCCGGTCCACGCCCCGTGGGCCCTCGCCGTCGCCGCCCGCCTGCACGAACGCTACGGTCTGGACGGCTCCGCCATGGCCTCCGACGACGGCATCGTGCTGCGGGTGCCCCTCATGGACGACGAGCCTCCCGGCGCCGACCTGTTCCTTTTTGATCCGGAGGAACTCGATGGCATCGTGACCGCCGAGGTGGGCGGCTCCGCCCTGTTCGCCAGCCGTTTCCGGGAGTGCGCCGCCCGCGCACTGCTCCTGCCCCGGCAGAATCCGGGCAAGCGCTCACCCCTGTGGCAGCAGCGCCAACGCTCGGCCCAGCTGCTGGACGTAGCGCGGAAGTATCCGCAGTTCCCGATCGTGCTGGAAACGGTACGCGAATGCCTGCAGGATGTGTACGATCTGCCCGCCCTGAAGGACATCGCCGCCTCGATTGAGCGTCGCGAGCTGCGCATCGTGGAAACCACCACCAGCGAACCTTCGCCTTTTGCCCGTTCCCTGCTCTTTGGTTACGTGGCGAGCTTCCTTTACGAAGGCGATTCCCCTCTGGCCGAGCGCCGTGCCGCGGCGCTCTCTCTGGACCCGGCCTTGCTGGACGAACTTCTGGGCAGGGCCGAGCTCCGCGAGCTTTTGGACCCCACAGTCATCGCCACCACCGAGGCCCAGCTCCAGCGGCTCGCCGGCCGCGGCAAAGACCAAGACCGCCGCGCCCGCGGCATGGAAGGTGCGGCAGATCTGCTGCGCCTGCTCGGCCCCCTCACAGTTTCAGAGCTTGCCGAAAGATTGGTCCCCGCCAACGCCTTGGAGGCGCCTTCCCCAGTATGGGACGACGCCGGGCACTCGCCTGACGCTGCCATCTCACCGGCCCACCTGGCCGACACTGCGGCGCATTTGGCAGGGCTGACCGGCGCGAACCGCGCATTGCGAGTGAACCTGGGCGGTGAGGAACGCTTCGCCGCCATAGAAGACGCCGCCCGCCTGCGTGATGCCCTCGGGATTCCGCTGCCCATGGGCGTGCCACTGGCTTTCATCGAGCCCGTGGCCGATCCGCTCGGGGACTTGATCGGCCGTTATGCCCGCACTCACGGGCCCTTTACCGCAGCGGACGTTGCGGCAAGGCTGGGACTGGGTATCGCCGTCGTGCATTCCGGGCTTGCCAGGCTTGCCGCGGACAAGCGGGTCACGGAGGGGGAGTTTTTGCCAGCCGGGTTGGCGCGCACCGACGGAGGCAGCGAGTGGTGCGATGTTCAGGTGCTGCGGCAGTTGCGAAGCCGCTCGCTCGCCGCGTTGCGGGCCGAGGTGGAGCCGGTTGATGCTGGGACTTACGGGCGGTTCCTGCCTGCCTGGCAACACATCACAGCAGCTTCCAACTCGCCTGCTTTGCGCGGATTGGACGGTGTGCTGACGGTGGTGGACCAGCTGGCGGGCGTGCCCATTCCGGCGTCGGCGTGGGAACCCTTGGTGCTGGCGGCGAGGGTTGCTGACTACTCACCCGCCATGTTGGACGAGCTGACGGCGACGGGCGAGGTTCTGGTATCCGGCGCCGGTTCGCTGGGCTCCAATGATGGCTGGCTGAGTCTGCACATTGCGGAATCGGCTGATCTCACACTTGCGCCAACCGTTGACTTCACCCCGGGCGAACTGCACCAGAAGGTGCTTGCAGCCTTGGAAAACGGCGGCGCGTACTTCTTCCATCAACTGCGGGAAATGACGGCCGAGGGTCCTGACATTATCGCTTCAGATACCGAGCTGACCACGTCTTTGTGGGATCTGCTGTGGGCTGGGCGCGTCAGCAACGACACGTTCTCGCCCATCCGGGCGCTGCTTGCCGGCGGTCACACGGCCCACAAGCAAAAGACACCTCCCTCGCGGTTGCGACCTGCCAGGGCGGGACGATACGGGCGGCTGCCCGGACGGGCCGCCGGTGTGCAACGCGGCGCACCTCCCATGGGTGCCGGGCGTTGGAGCCTCCTGCCTGCAGGCCCCAACGAGGAAGTATCCAGTGCCCAGGCCACGCTGCGCGGCCACGCCCTCGCCGAGCTGTTCCTCGATAGGTACG includes:
- a CDS encoding DNA glycosylase AlkZ-like family protein, which produces MSQFAAPTREWFLGAFGSPTPAQTGAWKAIAGGAHSLVVAPTGSGKTLAAFLWALDGLIAKTASSGTTPDPGQLPGLTLPPVAGHKTGTRVLYISPLKALGVDVERNLRAPLIGITQTSARLGFAAPHVSVGVRSGDTPANERRRLLTNPPDILITTPESLYLMLTSKARETLGDVRTIIIDEVHAVAGTKRGAHLAVSLERLDALLEIPAQRIGLSATVEPHSTVARFLGGNAPVTIVAPSSTKTWDLTVTVPVADMTELPALASAHDLGPASGLAPNSSIWPHVEEKIVDAVLAKNSTIIFANSRRLAERLTGRLNEIYVERLELDSLVEPVQTPATDINELNQRSPTRLPAEMMAQAGATAGAPNVLAKAHHGSVSKEQRALIEDDLKSGRLRAVVATSSLELGIDMGSVDLVIQVESPPSVASGLQRVGRAGHQVGEISEGLLFPKHRADLLHSAVTVERMLAGQIEPLSIPTNPLDILAQQTVAATALEALDVDVWFETVRRSAPFLALPRSAFDATLDLLAGRYPSDEFAELRPRIIWDRTAGTITGRPGAQRLAVTSGGTIPDRGLFGVFIVGSEEPGTPGTANKGGRRVGELDEEMVYESRVGDVFALGATSWKIEDITFDRVLVSPAFGQPGKLPFWKGDSLGRPVELGRALGAFIREVSAAPRKKALARCTATGLDEWAANNLLGYLDEQKAATTVVPDDKTLMVERFHDELGDWRVVLHSPFGMPVHAPWALAVAARLHERYGLDGSAMASDDGIVLRVPLMDDEPPGADLFLFDPEELDGIVTAEVGGSALFASRFRECAARALLLPRQNPGKRSPLWQQRQRSAQLLDVARKYPQFPIVLETVRECLQDVYDLPALKDIAASIERRELRIVETTTSEPSPFARSLLFGYVASFLYEGDSPLAERRAAALSLDPALLDELLGRAELRELLDPTVIATTEAQLQRLAGRGKDQDRRARGMEGAADLLRLLGPLTVSELAERLVPANALEAPSPVWDDAGHSPDAAISPAHLADTAAHLAGLTGANRALRVNLGGEERFAAIEDAARLRDALGIPLPMGVPLAFIEPVADPLGDLIGRYARTHGPFTAADVAARLGLGIAVVHSGLARLAADKRVTEGEFLPAGLARTDGGSEWCDVQVLRQLRSRSLAALRAEVEPVDAGTYGRFLPAWQHITAASNSPALRGLDGVLTVVDQLAGVPIPASAWEPLVLAARVADYSPAMLDELTATGEVLVSGAGSLGSNDGWLSLHIAESADLTLAPTVDFTPGELHQKVLAALENGGAYFFHQLREMTAEGPDIIASDTELTTSLWDLLWAGRVSNDTFSPIRALLAGGHTAHKQKTPPSRLRPARAGRYGRLPGRAAGVQRGAPPMGAGRWSLLPAGPNEEVSSAQATLRGHALAELFLDRYGVVTRGSVMNQGIPGGFGLMYKVLARLEEGGKCRRGYFIEHLGAAQFAVSATVDRLRTFSEDAALKIRAPQALALAATDPANPYGAALPWPPLDSGHRPGRKAGALVVMVDGTLVLYVERGGRTLLCFSEDEAAVSLAAAALVQVVKRGAIDKMAIEKVNGVEVLTTPLAAALLTAGAYSSPRGVRIRA